A genomic window from Punica granatum isolate Tunisia-2019 chromosome 2, ASM765513v2, whole genome shotgun sequence includes:
- the LOC116193665 gene encoding uncharacterized protein LOC116193665, whose product MSWEEEFDDYFITDDENSIWMNFDSSIEDDILFSEGAPLYEVRNYPIPDFGLVWRNRPPPFDQIIFSINFIVQCASSTSSRMVHAASVIDTTIQVTARILLHSNGEAIAPFPSTVGVLPDMHRPILDQICKAAQAMLAEPHNALRLIYSVRTVILNGMPIAVHQGVSPFEVEHGLEEIMHMVDGDQLGGDAEEGNHFDGNPATESSIRALKRVSYARDCEGTSSDCSICLEAFKPGMELTEMPCSHIFHGGCIEKWLKQSHTCPLCRYRMPCATG is encoded by the coding sequence ATGTCTTGGGAAGAAGAATTCGATGATTACTTCATAACTGATGATGAAAATAGTATTTGGATGAACTTCGACAGTTCCATTGAGGATGACATACTCTTTTCAGAAGGTGCACCCCTCTACGAGGTCCGCAACTATCCCATACCCGACTTTGGGCTTGTGTGGCGGAACCGCCCTCCCCCTTTCGATCAGATTATCTTCTCGATCAACTTCATTGTACAGTGTGCCTCAAGCACTAGTAGTCGGATGGTTCATGCTGCCTCCGTTATAGACACGACCATCCAAGTTACGGCCCGCATCCTGCTCCATTCCAATGGCGAGGCCATCGCCCCGTTTCCGTCTACCGTTGGGGTTTTGCCCGACATGCACCGTCCGATCCTCGATCAGATCTGCAAGGCAGCCCAAGCGATGTTGGCGGAGCCACATAACGCGTTGAGGTTAATATACTCCGTTAGGACAGTAATACTTAACGGCATGCCCATTGCAGTCCACCAGGGGGTTTCTCCATTCGAAGTGGAGCATGGACTGGAAGAAATTATGCATATGGTCGATGGCGATCAATTAGGCGGAGATGCAGAAGAGGGGAATCACTTCGATGGAAACCCTGCCACGGAGTCTTCGATTAGGGCCCTGAAGCGGGTCAGTTATGCTCGGGACTGTGAAGGGACGAGCAGCGACTGCTCTATCTGCCTGGAGGCGTTCAAGCCAGGGATGGAGCTGACAGAGATGCCGTGCTCCCACATCTTCCACGGCGGTTGCATCGAGAAGTGGCTGAAGCAAAGCCATACGTGCCCTCTATGCCGTTACAGAATGCCATGCGCGACGGGATAA
- the LOC116197045 gene encoding uncharacterized protein LOC116197045 translates to MNKKKVFNLAKGFRGRAKNCNRIARERVEKALQYSYRDRRSKKRDMRSLWIQRINAGTRLHSVNYGNFMHGLMKENIQLNRKVLSELSMHEPLSFKALVDISRNAFPGNKNVVHPPRKVSIPVSV, encoded by the exons atgaaCAAGAAAAAGGTGTTCAACTTGGCCAAGGGTTTCCGAGGCAGGGCAAAGAACTGCAATAGAATCGCGAGGGAGAGGGTCGAGAAAGCCCTGCAGTACTCCTACAGAGACCGCCGCAGTAAGAAGCGTGATATGCGGTCTCTCTGGATCCAGCGCATCAACGCCGGCACTCGCCTCCACTCA GTCAATTACGGTAACTTCATGCATGGGTTGATGAAGGAGAACATCCAGCTGAATAGGAAAGTTCTGTCAGAATTGTCCATGCATGAGCCACTTAGCTTCAAGGCCCTTGTGGACATTTCTCGTAATGCCTTCCCTGGGAACAAGAATGTGGTTCATCCTCCCAGGAAGGTAAGCATTCCAGTCAGTGTCTAG